Proteins encoded within one genomic window of Candidatus Eisenbacteria bacterium:
- a CDS encoding DegT/DnrJ/EryC1/StrS family aminotransferase, giving the protein MTRDIAPRTRIPALDLAAQHRPLREPILSAIGDLLDRGHFVLGEAVDRFEKEAASYLGVREAIGVASGTDALHLALIAAGVGPGDEVITPAFSFFAIAEAIERTGASTVFVDVDDETLNVSAEAVAAALTDRTRAIVPVHLYGLPAPIEAIRDALGGRAIPIIEDAAQAFGASIGARKAGNLGDLAAFSFYPTKNLAACGDGGLVTTNREDDARTIRCLRDHGQTGKYRHERFGWNSRLDAMQAAILSIKLPLLDGWNQRRRAIARVYRERLVSLPLRLPAEPSGFVSAWHQFAVRTPGRNRLQEFLAERRIASSVHYPAALHEQPVYGGRFGSFPTAEKAAREVLCLPIGPELSDSDLERVAEAVIEWSSLPAGGPESRGS; this is encoded by the coding sequence CTTGCCGCCCAGCATCGCCCTCTGCGCGAACCGATCCTCTCGGCGATCGGCGACCTCCTCGATCGCGGGCATTTCGTGCTCGGGGAAGCGGTCGATCGCTTCGAGAAGGAGGCGGCCTCTTACTTGGGCGTGCGGGAGGCGATCGGGGTCGCCTCGGGGACCGACGCGCTCCACCTCGCGCTGATCGCGGCAGGCGTCGGCCCGGGGGACGAGGTGATCACCCCCGCGTTTTCTTTCTTCGCGATCGCCGAGGCGATCGAGAGGACCGGCGCCTCGACCGTCTTCGTCGACGTGGACGACGAGACGCTGAACGTCTCGGCGGAGGCGGTCGCCGCGGCGCTCACCGATCGAACACGGGCGATCGTCCCCGTGCACCTCTACGGTCTTCCCGCTCCGATCGAGGCGATCCGCGACGCGCTCGGGGGCCGCGCGATCCCGATCATCGAGGACGCGGCCCAAGCGTTCGGGGCCTCGATCGGCGCAAGAAAGGCGGGGAACCTCGGGGATCTCGCCGCGTTCTCGTTCTATCCGACGAAGAACCTGGCGGCCTGCGGAGACGGCGGGCTCGTGACCACGAACCGGGAGGACGATGCACGGACGATTCGGTGCCTCCGCGATCACGGACAAACGGGGAAGTACCGGCACGAGCGGTTCGGATGGAACAGCCGCCTCGACGCGATGCAGGCCGCGATCCTCTCGATCAAGCTCCCGCTCCTTGACGGATGGAACCAGAGACGGCGCGCGATCGCGCGCGTGTACCGGGAACGCCTCGTCTCTCTTCCGCTCCGGCTTCCCGCCGAGCCGTCCGGCTTCGTGTCCGCCTGGCACCAGTTCGCCGTGCGGACCCCGGGAAGAAATCGGTTGCAGGAGTTTCTCGCCGAGAGGAGAATCGCATCGTCCGTGCACTATCCGGCGGCCCTTCACGAGCAGCCGGTCTATGGGGGGCGGTTCGGCTCGTTCCCAACCGCGGAGAAAGCCGCGCGGGAGGTTCTCTGCCTTCCGATCGGGCCCGAGCTTTCGGATTCGGACCTGGAGCGCGTCGCGGAGGCGGTGATCGAGTGGTCGAGCCTCCCGGCCGGCGGTCCCGAGTCGCGGGGGAGTTGA
- a CDS encoding SpoIIE family protein phosphatase, whose protein sequence is MTSEAGGRPNANALLEENKRLRRAVEELATLNDLSREIGASLDSGEIMNTIVRRSLRAVGAEQGVVHLVERKSDEDMLKTLVRTRLASSTSAHPAYALDKSLLGWMQIHKKPLLVNDPKTDDRFRGVRWDVSVQSLLAVPLLVKGELTGVLTVYNKKEPGGFTVDDQRLLAILAAQSAQVVENARLYEEEKALLRMRQEVRFATEIQERLLPKEAPRLAGYDIAGRSLPAMDVGGDYFDFIPIDTARLAFCLGDVTGKGLPAALLMANLQATIRGQALVDCAPSECMRRSNRLLFHSTDPVKFATLFYGVLDSAEHRLSYCCAGHDYPFFFRGEEGPLRLAKGGMMLGALEDSAYEGDTIPLAPGDLFVAYSDGITEAMDASGDEIGEEFGETRLLDFLRAHRNDSAEALIEALVAAVRAHAGVRPQSDDMTILVIRRIA, encoded by the coding sequence ATGACCTCGGAAGCGGGCGGCCGCCCCAACGCGAACGCGCTTCTCGAGGAGAACAAGCGTCTTCGGCGGGCGGTCGAGGAGCTCGCGACCCTGAACGATCTCTCGCGGGAGATCGGGGCCTCGCTCGACTCAGGGGAGATCATGAACACGATCGTGCGCCGTTCGCTCCGTGCGGTGGGGGCCGAGCAAGGGGTCGTTCATCTCGTCGAGAGGAAGAGCGACGAGGACATGCTCAAGACGCTCGTGCGCACGCGCCTCGCGAGCTCGACGAGCGCGCATCCGGCGTATGCTCTCGACAAGTCGCTGCTCGGATGGATGCAAATCCACAAGAAACCTTTGCTCGTGAATGATCCGAAGACGGACGACCGCTTCCGCGGCGTCCGATGGGACGTCTCGGTTCAATCACTACTCGCGGTGCCTCTTCTCGTGAAAGGGGAGCTCACCGGGGTCCTCACCGTCTACAACAAGAAGGAACCGGGTGGATTCACGGTCGACGATCAGCGTCTGCTCGCGATTCTCGCCGCGCAATCGGCTCAGGTTGTGGAGAACGCGCGTCTCTACGAAGAAGAGAAGGCGCTTCTTCGCATGCGCCAGGAGGTCCGCTTCGCGACGGAAATCCAAGAGCGGCTCCTCCCGAAGGAGGCGCCTCGGCTCGCGGGATACGACATCGCCGGGCGGTCGCTCCCGGCGATGGACGTCGGCGGAGACTACTTCGACTTCATCCCGATCGATACCGCCCGCCTCGCCTTCTGTCTCGGAGACGTCACGGGGAAGGGGCTCCCGGCCGCTCTTCTCATGGCGAATCTTCAGGCGACGATCCGGGGTCAAGCGCTCGTCGACTGCGCGCCGAGCGAGTGCATGCGGCGATCGAACCGGCTTCTCTTCCACAGCACGGATCCGGTGAAGTTCGCGACCCTCTTCTACGGGGTGCTCGACTCGGCGGAACACCGCCTTTCTTATTGCTGCGCGGGCCACGACTACCCGTTCTTCTTCCGAGGCGAGGAGGGGCCGCTCCGTCTCGCGAAGGGAGGGATGATGCTCGGAGCGCTCGAGGATTCCGCATACGAGGGCGACACGATTCCTCTCGCCCCCGGAGACCTCTTCGTCGCCTACTCGGACGGGATCACCGAGGCGATGGATGCGAGCGGCGACGAAATCGGGGAGGAGTTCGGCGAAACGAGACTGCTCGATTTTCTTCGGGCGCACCGGAACGATTCGGCCGAGGCGCTCATCGAGGCGCTCGTCGCCGCGGTGCGCGCGCACGCAGGAGTCCGCCCTCAATCGGATGATATGACGATCCTCGTGATCCGCAGAATCGCTTGA
- a CDS encoding T9SS type A sorting domain-containing protein: protein MKRIVISALLLTAALAAAYLLYAPLQEDASLTADEISEKIIREKKARRAERAAAGLPFGPGEEPNDWSFRQRAYPYDRLNYEELTQALGEAETMREAARKKGPRATWVERGPSNIGARLADLAFDSSDPNTIYAAMASGGVFRSSDGGASWVPIFDDQPVLTIGAIAVDPLNPDVLYVGTGESAASSFSWFGIGMFKSEDRGNTWRAIGLEESRAIARIVVDPIDTDRIWIAACGVLFGTGGERGIYRSLDGGESWTRVLFVNDSTAAIDVAIDPTKPDTVYAAMWERVRGLTYRRSGGPGSGIWRSHDGGDTWTLLTSGLPSAGPSVGRIGLSVSASSPNVVYAIYDIVGEGARVYKTTNGGNSWTRTNDSAVSHIHSSFGWYFGQIRVDPSDPNRVFAHGVPLYRSENGGSSWSEVGEEVHVDHHAMAFDPSNPDRIFEGNDGGIYVSTDEGDTWTKLYNQPTNQFYAITIDYLHPERLYGGTQDNGTLRTPTGAIDDWESILGGDGFYTIVDPRNSNILFAEYQYGNLYKSTNFGASWSWALSGVNSGDRRNWSTPVVLDPSNPDRMFYGTYRLYRSTNAASSWSAVSGDLTNGNQGGNYGTITTIAVSPVSGSVIWVGTDDANLWVTTNGGGNWTKVSGSLPNRWVSRVAADPIDPAVAYATFSGLRWNEEIAHVYRTDDYGATWTDCSGNLPGAPVNALLVDPDDPNTLYLGSDVGCFTTSDLGGAWYALGENLPSVPVYDLAFHRPTRTLVAGTHGRSMHSLAIPTPTGVARAESAPPAAKLSLSTRPNPFNPRGEIVYVLEESAPITLGVYDLAGRLVKRLAEGTMAAGEHRSVWDGSDEPGRPASSGTYFLRLESGDYAATRKISLVR from the coding sequence ATGAAACGGATCGTGATCTCCGCTCTTCTACTGACCGCGGCGCTCGCGGCCGCGTACCTTCTCTACGCGCCGCTCCAAGAAGATGCATCCCTCACGGCGGACGAGATCTCTGAGAAGATCATCCGGGAGAAGAAGGCGAGGCGTGCGGAGCGGGCCGCCGCCGGCCTCCCCTTCGGTCCGGGAGAGGAACCGAACGACTGGTCGTTCCGCCAGAGAGCCTATCCGTACGATCGTTTGAACTATGAAGAGCTCACGCAGGCGCTCGGCGAGGCCGAGACGATGCGGGAAGCCGCGCGGAAGAAGGGCCCGCGCGCGACCTGGGTCGAGAGGGGTCCGAGCAACATCGGCGCGCGGCTCGCCGATCTCGCGTTCGATTCGTCCGATCCGAACACGATCTACGCGGCGATGGCGAGCGGCGGCGTCTTCCGCTCGAGCGACGGGGGCGCTTCGTGGGTTCCCATCTTCGACGATCAGCCGGTGCTCACGATCGGCGCGATCGCCGTCGACCCGCTGAATCCGGACGTTCTCTACGTCGGGACGGGCGAGTCGGCCGCGAGCAGCTTCAGCTGGTTCGGGATCGGGATGTTCAAGTCGGAGGATCGAGGGAACACCTGGAGAGCGATCGGGCTCGAGGAGAGCCGGGCGATCGCGCGGATCGTCGTCGATCCGATCGACACGGACCGGATCTGGATCGCGGCGTGCGGCGTTCTCTTCGGAACGGGCGGCGAGCGGGGGATCTACCGTTCGCTTGACGGGGGCGAGTCGTGGACCCGCGTTCTCTTCGTCAACGACTCGACCGCCGCGATCGACGTCGCGATCGACCCGACGAAGCCGGACACGGTCTACGCGGCGATGTGGGAGCGCGTGCGCGGTCTCACCTACCGCCGCTCCGGAGGGCCGGGGAGCGGGATCTGGCGCTCGCACGACGGCGGCGACACATGGACGCTTCTCACGAGCGGCCTCCCGAGCGCGGGTCCCAGCGTCGGCCGGATCGGGCTCTCGGTCTCGGCATCGAGTCCGAACGTCGTCTATGCGATCTACGACATCGTCGGGGAGGGAGCGCGCGTCTACAAGACAACGAACGGCGGGAACTCCTGGACGCGAACGAACGACTCGGCCGTCTCCCACATCCATAGCTCGTTCGGATGGTACTTCGGGCAGATCCGCGTCGACCCCTCGGATCCGAACCGGGTCTTTGCGCACGGCGTCCCTCTCTACCGGTCCGAGAACGGGGGGTCGAGCTGGTCGGAGGTCGGCGAGGAGGTTCACGTCGACCATCACGCGATGGCATTCGATCCGTCGAACCCCGACCGCATCTTCGAGGGGAATGACGGTGGCATTTACGTCTCGACGGACGAGGGGGATACCTGGACGAAGCTCTACAATCAGCCGACCAACCAGTTCTATGCGATCACGATCGACTACCTCCATCCGGAAAGGCTCTACGGCGGAACGCAGGACAACGGAACTCTTCGCACGCCGACCGGCGCGATCGACGACTGGGAATCCATCCTCGGCGGGGACGGCTTCTACACGATCGTCGACCCGAGGAACTCGAACATCCTCTTCGCCGAATACCAGTACGGGAATCTTTATAAGTCCACGAACTTCGGCGCCTCGTGGAGCTGGGCCCTGAGCGGGGTGAACAGCGGCGACCGAAGAAATTGGTCGACGCCGGTCGTGCTCGATCCGTCGAACCCGGATCGGATGTTCTACGGAACTTACCGCCTCTATCGATCGACGAACGCCGCCTCCTCGTGGAGCGCCGTGAGCGGCGACCTCACGAACGGGAATCAAGGCGGGAACTACGGAACGATCACGACGATCGCGGTCAGTCCGGTAAGCGGGAGCGTGATCTGGGTCGGGACGGATGATGCGAACCTCTGGGTGACGACGAACGGAGGGGGGAACTGGACGAAGGTCTCCGGTTCGCTTCCGAACCGATGGGTGAGCCGCGTCGCCGCCGATCCGATCGATCCCGCGGTCGCGTACGCGACGTTCTCCGGGCTTCGTTGGAACGAGGAGATCGCGCACGTCTATCGGACGGATGACTACGGCGCGACGTGGACCGATTGCAGCGGGAACCTTCCGGGGGCGCCGGTGAACGCGCTTCTCGTCGACCCGGACGATCCGAACACCCTCTACCTCGGATCGGACGTCGGTTGCTTCACCACCTCGGACCTCGGTGGGGCTTGGTACGCGCTCGGCGAGAACCTCCCTTCCGTGCCGGTCTACGATCTCGCCTTCCATCGCCCGACGCGAACCCTCGTCGCGGGGACGCACGGGCGTTCGATGCACTCCCTCGCGATCCCGACCCCGACCGGCGTCGCGCGAGCGGAGTCCGCGCCGCCGGCCGCCAAGCTCTCCCTTTCGACTCGGCCGAACCCTTTCAACCCGAGAGGAGAGATCGTGTACGTTCTCGAGGAGAGCGCGCCGATCACTTTAGGGGTCTATGATCTCGCCGGGCGGCTCGTGAAACGCCTCGCCGAGGGAACGATGGCCGCCGGAGAACATCGAAGCGTGTGGGACGGGTCGGACGAACCAGGCCGCCCCGCCTCGAGCGGCACGTACTTCCTCCGGTTGGAGTCCGGAGACTACGCCGCGACCCGGAAAATCAGCCTCGTGAGGTGA
- a CDS encoding T9SS type A sorting domain-containing protein — MKSRSFSNLPLSLLTLLCLALAAAPAAPDTAYDNTYAKDFITDAPWRVIDAHTPIPITIVLKDCDVDDIRELHWIRCKDVTGGGSTVLWHHNFGDERIGNDPSEHNYWTYITTVTEGHPSLPNGTLLTPAALGYGTGDAIQLEVAIYYRDDWFNYTDGRTLRVRVGSGPFPRPEGWYGGDTHFHTMYTNNLYEFGAPIPAVRLAATAIGLQWLTTTDHSCDLDETGDGAYSYATHQWEYTIQSPSGTTTVVRNNLDYGSSWHALGADALEADGPDLRVTRGVEINLASIDPDTQGKTLHCLFYNPEYIHSPLSGAAGERPVIPPLDTGLDALAPEGFAYAAHPISDLSAEFGGIDLGVNGTRWRDQDLAVALSRARFIGLEAFNTRATRRSSNQENPWADFDAGSAPANPYPNELLEGIALWDSLLAADIALGHPRKIFLSGGSDAHGDFNYASYTSLDNYAEDNALGKVQTVVRVPGHGPDSLPPIDAILDAFRAGRSVVTDGPFLEIGLDRDGDGDWYEEEDVSIGGEGIVGTESPLPLRMRWGSLSEFGPVVAVTLVSGNGSGTATIASFDPTLSGEGFSGSETIDLGTFGFEGNRFFRAELRTDDGDAGHRAYTNPIWLTFDPNVGIAAETPSVSSAVALSAQPNPFNPATMIVLRLQKPTEVSLSVFDPSGRLVRALLEDEDLSAGRHVIPWSGSDASGRTVPSGRYLVRLDAGSETRTAKLLLMR, encoded by the coding sequence ATGAAGTCGCGATCGTTCTCGAACCTTCCTCTCTCTCTCCTCACTCTTCTATGTCTCGCGCTCGCCGCCGCGCCGGCCGCGCCGGACACCGCGTACGACAACACGTACGCGAAGGACTTCATCACCGACGCTCCCTGGCGCGTGATCGACGCACACACGCCGATCCCGATCACAATCGTCCTCAAGGACTGCGACGTGGACGACATCCGGGAGCTCCATTGGATCCGCTGCAAGGACGTGACCGGGGGCGGTTCCACCGTTCTCTGGCACCACAACTTCGGAGACGAGCGGATCGGAAACGACCCGAGCGAGCACAACTATTGGACGTACATCACGACCGTCACCGAGGGGCACCCGTCCCTTCCGAACGGCACGCTCCTCACGCCCGCGGCTCTCGGATACGGGACAGGGGACGCGATCCAGCTCGAGGTGGCGATCTACTATCGCGACGACTGGTTCAACTACACGGACGGGCGGACGCTCCGCGTCCGCGTCGGGAGCGGTCCTTTCCCGCGGCCGGAAGGATGGTACGGCGGCGACACGCATTTCCACACGATGTACACGAACAACCTCTACGAGTTCGGCGCGCCGATCCCCGCCGTGCGGCTCGCCGCGACGGCGATCGGTCTTCAATGGCTCACGACGACCGATCACTCGTGCGACCTCGACGAGACGGGGGACGGCGCGTATTCCTACGCGACGCATCAGTGGGAGTACACGATCCAATCGCCCTCCGGAACGACGACGGTCGTTCGGAACAACCTCGACTACGGTTCCTCGTGGCACGCTCTCGGCGCGGATGCGCTCGAAGCGGACGGGCCGGACCTTCGCGTCACCCGCGGGGTCGAGATCAACCTCGCCTCGATCGATCCGGACACGCAAGGAAAGACGCTTCATTGCCTCTTCTACAATCCCGAGTACATCCACTCGCCGCTCTCCGGAGCGGCCGGCGAGCGTCCGGTCATTCCCCCTCTCGACACGGGGCTCGACGCGCTCGCGCCGGAGGGTTTCGCGTACGCCGCGCACCCGATTTCGGATCTCTCGGCGGAGTTCGGAGGGATCGATCTCGGCGTGAACGGAACCCGCTGGCGCGATCAAGATCTAGCGGTGGCTCTCTCCCGCGCGCGCTTCATCGGTCTCGAGGCGTTCAACACGCGCGCCACGCGGCGTTCCTCGAACCAGGAGAACCCGTGGGCCGACTTCGACGCGGGTTCCGCGCCCGCGAACCCGTATCCGAACGAGCTCCTCGAGGGGATCGCGCTCTGGGATTCGCTCCTCGCTGCGGACATCGCTTTGGGACATCCGCGCAAGATCTTCCTCTCCGGCGGGAGCGACGCGCACGGCGACTTCAACTACGCCTCGTACACGAGCCTCGACAACTACGCGGAGGACAACGCGCTCGGCAAGGTGCAGACCGTGGTCCGCGTCCCCGGGCATGGCCCCGACAGCCTTCCGCCGATCGACGCGATCCTCGATGCGTTCCGCGCAGGGCGGTCGGTCGTGACGGACGGACCCTTCCTCGAGATCGGGCTCGACCGGGACGGGGACGGCGACTGGTACGAGGAGGAGGATGTTTCGATCGGCGGCGAGGGGATCGTCGGAACGGAGTCGCCGCTTCCGCTCCGCATGCGATGGGGCTCTCTCTCCGAGTTCGGACCGGTGGTGGCGGTCACCCTCGTCTCCGGAAACGGCTCGGGAACCGCGACGATCGCGAGCTTCGACCCGACCCTCTCGGGCGAGGGTTTCTCAGGAAGCGAAACGATCGACCTTGGAACATTCGGGTTTGAAGGAAATCGCTTCTTCCGCGCGGAGCTTCGAACCGACGACGGGGACGCGGGGCATCGCGCCTACACGAACCCGATCTGGCTCACGTTCGATCCGAACGTCGGGATCGCGGCGGAGACGCCTTCCGTGTCATCCGCGGTCGCCCTCTCCGCTCAGCCGAACCCGTTCAACCCGGCGACGATGATCGTTCTCCGTCTCCAGAAGCCGACGGAGGTCTCTCTCTCCGTCTTCGATCCGAGCGGCCGCCTCGTGCGCGCGCTCCTCGAGGACGAGGATCTCTCCGCCGGTCGTCACGTGATTCCTTGGAGCGGATCGGACGCGAGCGGAAGGACGGTTCCCTCGGGGCGCTACCTCGTTCGTCTCGACGCGGGGAGCGAGACGAGAACCGCGAAGCTTCTTCTCATGCGATGA
- a CDS encoding TolC family protein, with protein MSGARREDRARIERENADPALSDRRQEAALDVRRAHLERDSARERLDAAEARLRAAEKALEFIEQRYAAGAATLYEVISGRADRTVATSASVRARYTLLRQQRFLDYSTGDLDPDGPLAP; from the coding sequence TTGAGCGGAGCGAGAAGGGAAGATCGGGCGCGCATCGAAAGAGAGAATGCCGATCCGGCTTTGTCCGATCGCCGTCAAGAGGCGGCGCTCGATGTTCGCCGCGCGCACTTGGAGCGGGACTCCGCCCGCGAGAGGCTGGACGCGGCGGAAGCGAGGCTCCGCGCGGCGGAGAAGGCGCTCGAGTTCATCGAGCAACGCTACGCGGCGGGCGCCGCGACTCTGTACGAGGTGATCTCGGGACGGGCCGACCGGACGGTCGCGACGAGCGCGAGCGTGCGCGCGCGCTATACGCTTCTCCGGCAGCAGCGCTTTCTGGACTACTCGACGGGCGATCTCGATCCGGACGGTCCTCTCGCCCCTTGA
- a CDS encoding GDP-mannose 4,6-dehydratase — translation MGRARALITGGAGFIGSHLAERLLADGEEVTIIDDLSTGSFENIAHLEQHPNFRYIIDTILNEQVMGDLIDESDTVYHLAAAVGVAYVIENILKSIQINIRGTEIVFEQANRGKKKVILFSTSEIYGKSNSLPFREDQDRLMGSPTVNRWSYAATKVVDEILALAYHREKKVPVVVVRCFNTCGPRQTGQYGMVLPRFVKQALLGVPITVYGDGKQSRCFSSVQDVVEGVVRLARSEKAVGRIFNIGSDHEITIEDLAARVRELAGSSSPIEYVPYERAYEQGFEDMQRRVPDLTRIHEAVGFEPKVALDELIQSVISHFKR, via the coding sequence ATGGGAAGGGCTCGAGCATTGATCACGGGCGGGGCCGGCTTCATCGGCTCGCATCTCGCCGAGAGGCTTCTCGCGGACGGCGAAGAGGTCACGATCATCGACGACCTCTCCACCGGTTCCTTCGAGAACATCGCCCACTTGGAACAACACCCGAACTTTCGATACATCATCGATACGATTCTCAATGAACAGGTGATGGGGGATCTGATCGACGAGTCCGACACCGTCTATCATCTCGCGGCGGCGGTCGGCGTCGCCTACGTCATCGAGAACATCCTGAAGTCGATCCAGATCAACATCCGCGGGACCGAGATCGTCTTCGAGCAGGCAAATCGGGGGAAGAAGAAGGTCATCCTCTTCTCCACATCGGAGATCTACGGCAAGTCGAACTCGCTCCCCTTCCGCGAGGATCAGGATCGGCTGATGGGCTCGCCAACGGTGAACCGATGGAGCTACGCGGCCACGAAGGTTGTGGACGAGATTCTCGCCCTTGCCTATCACCGCGAGAAGAAGGTTCCCGTCGTTGTGGTCCGTTGCTTCAACACCTGCGGCCCGCGCCAAACCGGGCAGTACGGGATGGTCCTTCCGCGCTTCGTGAAGCAGGCGCTCCTCGGGGTCCCGATCACCGTCTACGGCGACGGCAAGCAGAGCCGCTGCTTTTCATCGGTTCAGGATGTGGTGGAGGGGGTGGTGCGCCTCGCCCGCAGCGAGAAAGCGGTGGGGAGGATCTTCAATATCGGATCGGACCACGAGATCACCATCGAGGATCTCGCCGCGCGGGTGAGGGAGCTGGCCGGCTCCTCCTCTCCGATCGAGTATGTCCCGTACGAGAGGGCCTACGAACAGGGGTTCGAGGACATGCAGCGCCGCGTTCCGGATCTCACCCGGATCCACGAGGCCGTCGGTTTCGAGCCGAAGGTCGCACTCGACGAGTTGATCCAGAGCGTCATCAGCCATTTCAAGCGGTAG
- a CDS encoding permease, translating into MLVPTLILASLACALLAVGYAQGEGAHLRGTRLALAMIVEVLPLFVFAFLVAGMVQVLVPQETTHRWVGGGSGMRGILLGTVAGGLAPGGPYVSLPIAAGLLRSGAGGATMVAFLTGWSLWAVGRLPMEVGILGWRLTLIRVASTFFFPPIAGGIAHTFFNTR; encoded by the coding sequence ATGCTCGTCCCCACGCTGATCCTGGCCTCGCTCGCGTGCGCTCTTCTCGCGGTAGGCTACGCGCAAGGGGAAGGGGCCCACCTTCGCGGGACTCGGCTCGCCCTCGCGATGATCGTCGAGGTTCTCCCTCTTTTCGTCTTCGCCTTCCTCGTCGCCGGGATGGTCCAGGTTCTCGTCCCGCAGGAAACAACTCACCGCTGGGTGGGCGGAGGCTCCGGGATGCGCGGGATCCTCCTTGGAACAGTGGCCGGCGGTCTCGCCCCCGGGGGCCCTTACGTCAGCCTTCCGATCGCGGCGGGGCTTCTCCGTTCGGGGGCCGGGGGGGCAACGATGGTCGCGTTCCTGACCGGCTGGTCCCTCTGGGCGGTCGGGCGGCTTCCGATGGAGGTCGGGATTCTCGGCTGGAGGCTCACGCTCATCCGCGTGGCGAGCACGTTCTTCTTCCCGCCGATCGCGGGGGGGATCGCGCACACCTTCTTCAACACTCGATAG